In Kwoniella pini CBS 10737 chromosome 5, complete sequence, the following are encoded in one genomic region:
- a CDS encoding chlorophyll synthesis pathway protein BchC, which produces MSSIEIKSDNPSFVLHGIEDVKYDVREVPEIKNDECLIAVTKTGICGSDVHYLCHGRIGDFVLDKPMCLGHESSGVVVKLGPGVKSDGRITTGSRVAMEPGVSCRTCTECKSGMYELCPHMAFAATPPTIYGTLCRYYVLPADMLHPLPDTVSFEDGAMMEPLSVGVHSVSTLGQLRSDQVVIVFGAGPVGLLCMAVAKALGARRVIAVDIQQERLDFARSYAASDIFLPGAKDPNEAMDVYCARVADEIRATLNIPARDHGAVDLAIEASGAPTCIQMGINILKPAGTYVQVGMGRNMNVPLPLFHVINKQLKVLGSFRYGPGDYPLAISLVERGLIDLKPLVTHRFEFESAKEAFEVTKLGRDESGKGVIKAIIDGPK; this is translated from the exons ATGTCTTCCATCGAGATCAAATCCGACAACCCTTCTTTCGTCTTGCACGGTATTGAGGATGTCAAATACGATGTT CGTGAAGTGCCGGAAATCAAGAATGACGAATGCTTAATAGCAGTAACCAAGACCGGTATTTGTGGGTCAGATGTACACTACCTGTGTCATGGTAGAATCGGTGATTTTGTACTAGATAAACCAATGTGTCTTGGGCATGAGTCTAGTGGTGTAGTCGTCAAACTTGGACCTGGTGTGAAGAGCGATGGAAGGATAACGACTGGGTCAAGAGTTGCTATGGAGCCTGGAGTTAGCTGCAGGACCTGTACGGAATGTAAGAGTGGCATGTATGAG CTCTGCCCACATATGGCGTTCGCTGCTACCCCTCCTACGATATACGGTACACTGTGTCGATATT ACGTCCTTCCAGCAGACATGCTTCATCCTCTCCCTGACACCGTCTCATTCGAAGACGGAGCCATGATGGAACCTTTGTCGGTCGGTGTGCACTCAGTATCTACCCTTGGTCAATTGAGATCAGACCAAGTCGTCATTGTATTCGGCGCTGGGCCAGTTGGACTACTTTGCATGGCTGTCGCCAAAGCTTTAGGAGCTAGAAGGGTCATCGCCGTGGATATCCAACAGGAACGACTAGATTTTGCAAGATCTTATGCTGCTAGTGATATCTTCTTACCC GGAGCCAAAGACCCCAATGAGGCTATGGATGTCTACTGCGCTCGTGTAGCAGACGAAATCAGAGCAACACTGAATATCCCTGCCAGAGATCATGGCGCTGTAGACCTCGCCATCGAAGCTTCCGGTGCACCAACTTGTATTCAGATGGGTATTAACATCCTCAAACCTGC CGGAACTTACGTCCAAGTAGGTATGGGTAGGAACATGAATGTCCCACTTCCCTTGTTCCACGTAATCAACAAACAGCTCAAAGTTCTCGGTTCATTCCGATACGGTCCAGGCGATTACCCATTGGCAATCTCACTCGTCGAACGAGGTTTAATCGATCTGAAACCCCTTGTTACTCACCGATTTGAGTTTGAGAGTGCCAAAGAGGCGTTCGAAGTCACCAAGTTGGGTAGAGACGAGAGTGGAAAGGGTGTAATCAAGGCTATCATCGATGGTCCCAAGTAG